DNA sequence from the Acidobacteriota bacterium genome:
TCGCGCAGATCTGGATCAGCGGGTTGCACATCACGCAGGCGATCACGAAGGTGAACGACACGTACTTCAGCACTGCGACATACAACACGCCTGCGTGGCGTCGTCTCGTGATGTGCCAGGAGCTGGCCCACGATTTCGGACTGGATCACCAGGACGAGAACTTCAACAACGCGAACCTCGGGTCCTGCATGGACTACACGAGCGATCCGGACGGCCCGCCGAGCAACGAGCACCCCAACGCGCATGATTTCGAGCAGCTCGAATCCATCTATGCGCATCTCGACAGCACGACGACCGTGGGACAGGCGCCGACCGGCAATCCCGCCGCGATGGACCAGATCGATCTCGAAGGTCCCGGGCAGTGGGGCCGCCTGGTGCGCAGCACCAACGGCGGGCGCACCGAGCTGTACGAATTGGACTTCGGGCGCGGGAGGAAGGTGTTCACGTTCGTGATCTGGACGGAAGAGTCGCCTGGTTACTGAATCTCCTTCACCTTCGGCACCGCGTACGTCTTCTCCAGCGCGGCGAGATACTCGCCGAAGAGCCCCTTGATCCCCTCGAACTCCTTCTTCACCGCGGCGCGGTATTCAGGGCGCGTGGCGAACTGGTGGAGCAGGGCCGCCATCGCCTGTGCCTGCACGGTGAACCCGTCGTGGCCGACCGGCTTCAGGTTGTCCTGTTCCATCTCGTACGTGTGGTTCGGCCAGTCGGAGGTATACGCCGAGAAGCCCGTGCCGGGAATGTCGCGCGAGACGCTGCCGCTCTCTTCGAAACCCTGCGGCTTGCCCGGGGCGGGCGCCAGTTTGCGCGCGCCGTACAGTTTCATCAGCGCGAACGCGCCCTCGGCGAGCGTCGCCGTGGCGATGCCGTCGCGCGCCTGCCCGTAGTTGTCGATTTTCACGACCGTGCCGGTGGCGAGCGCCGCCCCCTTCGCGGCGTTATCCGCGAACTCTCGGACCTGGCGCAGGTACACCTCGTCCGGGTAACGGATGTAGAAGTCCGCCTGCGCGCGATCCGGCACGACGTTGGGGGCGCTGCCTCCCTCGGTGATGATGCCCTGGATGCGGGCCTCCGGCCTGATGCTGCTGCGCACGGCGTCGATGTTGTTGAACAGGTGGATGACGGCTTCGAGCGCGTTGCGGCCGTTCCACGACGTCATCTGGTGCGCGGGCGCGCCGCCGAACGTGTAGCGCACGCCGTCGATATTCAGGCAGCAGGTGCCGAAGCCCGGCGCCGGGCGCGACGTCTGCGTGCCGGCATGGCTGCGGACGATGACGTCCATCCCGTCGAAGACCCCCTTGCGGTGCATGACGGTCTTGGCCGACGGGTCCAGCAGCTCCTCGGCGGGCGTGCCCAAGACGGTCACGCTCCCGGGCAGGCCGTTCTTCGTCAGGAACTCCGCCACCGCCACCGCCGCGGCGATGCCCACGGGCCCCTGCGCGCAGTGCTGGTCGCCGTGAAACGCCCCCTGCGTGCCGCGCAGCGCGTCGTACTCGACGATGACGCCAAGCTGGGGGGAGCCGTTGTTGCGCTTGTAGCGTGCGACAAACGCCGTGTCGAAGGCGGCCGCCGCGGTTCCCACCTGGACGTCGAAATCGTGGGCGCGCAACGCGGCGGCCAGCTTCTCGACCGACCGCGTTTCCTTGTAGCCGACCTCCGGATGCGTGCAGATATCGTCGCTGAGGGCGAGAAACTCGGACGCCATGAGCGCGCGGGCGCGCGCGGCGACGGCGTCGCGCGCATGATTGGCGCCCGCGATCGTCGCCACGAGCGAGGGCACATCGAGCGAGGCCTCGAGCGCCGCCATTTTCTCGAGCACGTCGCGCGCGGCTTCGCGTTCGGTTGGCGTCTCCTGCGCGAGAGCCGGACCGCCGGTCGAGGTCAGGAGGATTGCGACAACCACGGTAGGAAGGCAGAACCCCTTGGTCATAGACATAAGAAGATACCACCGCGAACCGCGCTATGATCCCTCGGATGGCGGATCGCACGCTGGTGCTGCTGCACGCCTTTCCCCTCAGCTCGGCGATGTGGGATCCGCAGCTGGACGCGTTTGACGGCTGGCGCGTGATGGCGCCGGACATCGGCGGATTCCGCCGGCCGAACGAGCCGGCCGGGAAGAGCGGTGGCGGCCCGCCTGGCGCGGGCATGAACGAGTGGGCGGCGGAGATCGCGCGCCTGCTCGACGCACGGGGCGTGACGCAGGCCGTGATCGGCGGCCTTTCGATGGGGGGCTATCTCGCGTTCGCCCTGTACCGGCACGCGCCGGGCCGGTTCGGCGCCCTGGTGCTCGCCGACACGCGCGCGACCGCTGACTCGGAAGAGGCGAAGGCAGGACGCCGCGCGATGCAGGACCTCGCCGACAGCGGCGGGGCGCGTGCGATTGCCGACGACATGCTGCCGAAGCTGCTGGGCGAGACCACCAGGCGGGACCAGCCGGAGATCGGCGCGCGCGTCCGCGCGCTCATCGAAGCGAATCGTCCCGCCGCGATCAAAGCCGCGCTCGACGCCATGATGAACCGGCAGGATGCGCGGCCGCTCCTGCCGCGCATCGCGTGCCCCACGCTGATCGTGGTGGGCGAGGAGGACACGCTGACGCCGGCCGCCGCAAGCGAAGAGATGCACCGCGCGATTCGCGGCTCGCGCCTCGTGACCATCCCCCGCGCGGGGCACCTGTCGAACCTCGAACAACCGGGCGCCTTCAACGGCGCGCTTGGCCGTTTTCTCAAGGATCTTTGATGACCCTTCTGCTGCTTTTCACCTTTTCAGTTCTTCCTTCTTCCTTGTCGCTTTCGCAGCAACCTCCGTCCACCGCGGAGGCGATCCATCGACCGTTCGATCAGCTCCTCGACCTGTACGTGCGGGACGGCCTCGTGTACTACCGGGCGGTGCGCGCCGAGCGGGCGCGGCTCAACCGCTACGTCGCGTCGCTCGGCGCGGTCAGCCGCGCCACCTACGACGGCTGGAGCAAGGACCAGAAGATCGCGTTCTGGATCAACGCCTACAACGCATTCGTGCTGCAGGCCGTCGCGGGCGCGTACCCGCCGCGCGGCAACACCATTCGCCATGTGCCCGGCGCATTCGACAAGCGGGCGCACCGTGCGGCCGGTCGATCGGTGACCCTGGACCAGATCGAGAACCGCATCCTCCCCGAGTTCCGGGACCCGCGCGTGTACTTCGCGCTCGGCCGCGGCGCGTTGGGCAGCGGGCGGCTGCGCAGCGAGGCATACACGGCCGAGCGGCTCGAGGAGCAGCTGCGCAACCAGACGCAGGATGTCCTGGAGCACCAGAACCACGTGAAAATCGACCCGCTCACGGGGGAGCTTGCCGTCTCGCCGATCATCGGCTGGCACGAAGCGGAGTTCGTCGCCGCCTACGGCGGCAGCGATCGCGCCGCGAAGTTCGCGGAGAGGAGCCCGATCGAACGGGCCGTGCTCGCGCTGATCGATCCGGTGCTGCTCCCGGGCGAGCGGGCGTACCTGGCGAAGGGCCAGTTCAAGGTCGTTTACCAGGAGTTCGACTGGGCCCTCAACGAACTGAAATAGCGGCCGTGGTGGTGTATGAATCTGCAGCTCAAGGAGAAAGTCGCGCTCGTCACCGGATCGAGCCGGGGGCTGGGGCTTGCGAGCGCGCGCGCGCTCGTCGAGGAGGGCTGCCGGGTGTGCCTGTGCGCGCGCGGCGAAGAACAGTTGGTGAAGGCCGGCGCGGAGCTGGCGCTCGCCGCCGGCGCGGCCGACCGCATTACGGCGGTGCGGGTGGACCTCGCGACGCGTGACGGCGCGGAAGCGGCGGTCGCCCACACGGTGAGCGTCTTCGGCGGCCTGGATATCGTCGTGAACAACGTGGGGCGCGCGGCTGGCGCCGATATCGTTTCGACGTCGGACGAGGAGTGGCAGTCCGCCTTCGATGACACGCTGTTTCCCGCGGTGCGGGTGTCGCGTGCGGCCGTTCCTCAGTTGCGGCGGCGGGGCGGCGGAGCGATCATCATGATCGCGTCGATCTGGGGACGCGAATCCGGCGGCCGCATGACGTACAACGCCGTCAAGGCGGCCGAGATCAGCCTTGCCAAGGCCATGGCGCAGCAGCTCGCGAAAGACAACATCCGCGTGAACAGCGTCGCGCCAGGATCGATCCTGTTCGAAGGAGGATCCTGGTGGAAGCGCCAGCAGCAGGACCCGCAAGGCATCGAGGACATGGTTCGCCGAGAGCTTCCGTTCGGCCGCTTCGGCCGGCCGGAGGAGGTCGGCGCCCTCGTCGCCTTCCTCGCCTCGGAGCGCGCCAGCTGGATCAGCGGCGCCTGCGTCGCCGTCGACGGGTGCCAGGGGCGGTCCAATATCTAGGCACGGGGCCTGATATAGTCCCGCTGTGCTGTCGCAGCTCTCGGCCGCCATCCAGTCCACCGCCGACTTCCTCTTCATCCCAATCCTCGTCATCGTCCTGTTCGGGACGGGGCTGTTCCTCACCGTGCGGCTGCGGTTCCTCCAGGTGCGCCGCACCGGCGATGCCGTGCGCGCGTTCTTCGGGCGGGCGGAAGCGGGCGCGCAGGGGGTGCTCTCGCCATTCCAGGCGTTCATGACCGCGCTGGCGGCGACGATCGGGACCGGCAACATCGCCGGTGTGGCTGCGGGCATCGTGTCGGGCGGGCCCGGCGCGCTGTTCTGGATCTGGTGCTACGGGTTCTTCGCGGCGATCATCAAGTTCACCGAAGCGGTCCTCGGAGTCCGCTATCGGGAGGTGACCGGTTCCGAGACGCGATCGGGTCCCATGTTCTACCTGCGGGACGGGCTGAAATCGCCCGCCCTCGCGATGACCTACGCCGTCGTCGCGGGCATTGCCGCGCTGACGACGACGCCGTTCACGCAGACCAATTCGATCGCGCTGGTGATGAATACGCAGTTCGCGGTGCCCACGTGGGTCTCGGGGCTCGTCATCGCCGTGCTCGCGTGGCTGGTCATCATCGGCGGGATCACGTCGATCGGGCGCGCGGCCGAAAAGCTGACGCCGCTGAAGGTGGGGCTGTATCTCGCCGGCGGCCTGGTCGTGATCGCGTCCTTCGCGTCGCGCATTCCCGAAGTGCTCGGCCTGGTGTTCAGAGAGGCGTTTTCACTCCGGGCGACCGCCGGCGGATCGCTGGCAATCCTGGTGGCGATGCGCTACGGGCTCGCCCGCGGCCTCTACGCCAACGAGGCGGGCTACGGCACGGCCGCGGTGGCGTACGGCACCGCGCGATCGACCGACCCGACCCAGCAGGGGCTCAACGCGATCATGGAAGTCTTCATCGTCTCCTTCGTCACGTCGACGATCACCGCGATGACCGTGCTGCTGACGATGGCGAATCTTTCGGGGCAGACGAGCACGGCTGCCGTGGCGCTGGCGTTCAACGCCGCCATTCCCACCGTTGGCGGCTGGATCGTTGCCTTTTGCGTGTTCCTTTTCGGCTACACCACGTTGATTGGCTGGGCGTACTACGGCGAACGATTCCTCGAGTACTGGCTGGGCCCGCGCGTGGTGATCCCCTACCGGTGGATCTACTGCCTGCTGATTCCATTCGGCGCCATCTCGAAGGTCGATTTGGTGTGGGCCTGGGGCGACCTGATGAACGCGTTGCAGATCTTCCCGAATGTGATCGGACTCGTCGCGTTGAGCGGCGCTGTGAAAAAGGGGTCGGGAGCCTTTTTTTCTCGGCATCGTTAGGAAAAAAAGCTCCCGACCCCTTTTTCACTGCCTTTCGCCGCTTGATCGCCACCCGGCAGGCTGTTACGATTCCACAGTTTCACGGTTTTTCCGACGCCCATCCGCATGAACTGGCTGCCCGCGCCCGCCGTGGACAAAGACCGCTCGCTGGAGGAGGCGCTGCAGCGTCTCGGCGGCTCCGCGATCCCCCGGCAGGCGGAAGGGGAGCCGATCGTGACGGCGGTCGAGCGGCTCCCGCCGGTGCCGGCGCAGTACGCCCCCTTTCCCGAAGGCGTGGACGAGCGCCTGCTGGACGCGCTGCGCGCGCGGGGCATCGAGCATCTCTACACGCACCAGGCGGAGGTCTGGCGGCACATCAGCGGCGGGCGCCACGTCGTGGTCATCACGCCCACCGCGTCGGGCAAGACGCTCTGCTACAACGGCCCCGTGCTGAACGAGATCCTGCGGGATCCGTCGGCGCGCGCGCTGTACCTGTTCCCGACCAAGGCGCTGGCGCAGGATCAGCTCGCCGAGCTGCACGGCCTGGCCGACCTGATCGCGGACCGTACCGGTTCTGAGATCGGCGTCTTCACGTACGACGGCGACACGCCGCAGGATGCGCGGCGCGCGATCCGATCCCGGGCGCATGTCGTGCTCAGCAATCCCGACATGGTGCACTCGGGGATCCTGCCGCACCATCCGCGCTGGGCGAAGCTGTTCGAGAACCTCACGTTCGTCGTCATCGACGAGCTGCACGCGTACCGCGGCGTCTTTGGCAGCCACCTGGCGAACATCATCCGCCGGCTGCGGCGCATCTGCCGCCACTACGGGTCGGATCCGATCTTCATCTGCTCGTCGGCGACCATCGCCAATCCACGCGGGCTCGCCGAGCGGCTGACCGAGCGTCGGTTCGAGCTGGTCGATCAGGGCGGCGCGCCGCGTGGCGAAAAGTTCTTCATGTTCGTCAATCCGCCGGTGGTGAACGCGCAGCTCGGGATCCGGCGGTCGTATCTCGGCGAAACGCGTCGCGTGGCGCTCGAGTTCCTGAA
Encoded proteins:
- a CDS encoding peptidase dimerization domain-containing protein; protein product: MSMTKGFCLPTVVVAILLTSTGGPALAQETPTEREAARDVLEKMAALEASLDVPSLVATIAGANHARDAVAARARALMASEFLALSDDICTHPEVGYKETRSVEKLAAALRAHDFDVQVGTAAAAFDTAFVARYKRNNGSPQLGVIVEYDALRGTQGAFHGDQHCAQGPVGIAAAVAVAEFLTKNGLPGSVTVLGTPAEELLDPSAKTVMHRKGVFDGMDVIVRSHAGTQTSRPAPGFGTCCLNIDGVRYTFGGAPAHQMTSWNGRNALEAVIHLFNNIDAVRSSIRPEARIQGIITEGGSAPNVVPDRAQADFYIRYPDEVYLRQVREFADNAAKGAALATGTVVKIDNYGQARDGIATATLAEGAFALMKLYGARKLAPAPGKPQGFEESGSVSRDIPGTGFSAYTSDWPNHTYEMEQDNLKPVGHDGFTVQAQAMAALLHQFATRPEYRAAVKKEFEGIKGLFGEYLAALEKTYAVPKVKEIQ
- a CDS encoding alpha/beta fold hydrolase, encoding MADRTLVLLHAFPLSSAMWDPQLDAFDGWRVMAPDIGGFRRPNEPAGKSGGGPPGAGMNEWAAEIARLLDARGVTQAVIGGLSMGGYLAFALYRHAPGRFGALVLADTRATADSEEAKAGRRAMQDLADSGGARAIADDMLPKLLGETTRRDQPEIGARVRALIEANRPAAIKAALDAMMNRQDARPLLPRIACPTLIVVGEEDTLTPAAASEEMHRAIRGSRLVTIPRAGHLSNLEQPGAFNGALGRFLKDL
- a CDS encoding DUF547 domain-containing protein, with the protein product MSLSQQPPSTAEAIHRPFDQLLDLYVRDGLVYYRAVRAERARLNRYVASLGAVSRATYDGWSKDQKIAFWINAYNAFVLQAVAGAYPPRGNTIRHVPGAFDKRAHRAAGRSVTLDQIENRILPEFRDPRVYFALGRGALGSGRLRSEAYTAERLEEQLRNQTQDVLEHQNHVKIDPLTGELAVSPIIGWHEAEFVAAYGGSDRAAKFAERSPIERAVLALIDPVLLPGERAYLAKGQFKVVYQEFDWALNELK
- a CDS encoding SDR family oxidoreductase gives rise to the protein MNLQLKEKVALVTGSSRGLGLASARALVEEGCRVCLCARGEEQLVKAGAELALAAGAADRITAVRVDLATRDGAEAAVAHTVSVFGGLDIVVNNVGRAAGADIVSTSDEEWQSAFDDTLFPAVRVSRAAVPQLRRRGGGAIIMIASIWGRESGGRMTYNAVKAAEISLAKAMAQQLAKDNIRVNSVAPGSILFEGGSWWKRQQQDPQGIEDMVRRELPFGRFGRPEEVGALVAFLASERASWISGACVAVDGCQGRSNI
- a CDS encoding sodium:alanine symporter family protein, coding for MQSTADFLFIPILVIVLFGTGLFLTVRLRFLQVRRTGDAVRAFFGRAEAGAQGVLSPFQAFMTALAATIGTGNIAGVAAGIVSGGPGALFWIWCYGFFAAIIKFTEAVLGVRYREVTGSETRSGPMFYLRDGLKSPALAMTYAVVAGIAALTTTPFTQTNSIALVMNTQFAVPTWVSGLVIAVLAWLVIIGGITSIGRAAEKLTPLKVGLYLAGGLVVIASFASRIPEVLGLVFREAFSLRATAGGSLAILVAMRYGLARGLYANEAGYGTAAVAYGTARSTDPTQQGLNAIMEVFIVSFVTSTITAMTVLLTMANLSGQTSTAAVALAFNAAIPTVGGWIVAFCVFLFGYTTLIGWAYYGERFLEYWLGPRVVIPYRWIYCLLIPFGAISKVDLVWAWGDLMNALQIFPNVIGLVALSGAVKKGSGAFFSRHR